In the genome of Triticum urartu cultivar G1812 chromosome 5, Tu2.1, whole genome shotgun sequence, one region contains:
- the LOC125556375 gene encoding uncharacterized protein LOC125556375 — translation MKIGKTTEILKKAAAVCKSKTARLLILTSLQRRWMISGPMVSKKIHALTLADRQRVDYRKAFAHGTIEKRLVIVQGGDFAANQSHQLEMLAQDDGHGGCQADWSLHPLFNDDHVNCCYSGDDDDADVPLDVCDQDDDDELLVLDMIRSKREAEGLEFNGRD, via the coding sequence ATGAAGATCGGGAAGACTACGGAGATCttgaagaaggcggcggcggtgtgCAAGAGCAAGACCGCCAGGCTCCTCATCCTGACCTCGCTTCAGCGCCGCTGGATGATCTCGGGCCCCATGGTCTCTAAGAAGATCCACGCACTTACTCTGGCCGACCGGCAGAGAGTGGACTATCGCAAGGCTTTTGCGCACGGCACAATCGAGAAGAGACTAGTCATCGTCCAGGGCGGTGACTTTGCAGCCAATCAGTCTCATCAGTTGGAGATGTTGGCTCAAGATGATGGTCATGGTGGCTGCCAAGCTGACTGGTCACTACATCCCCTCTTCAACGACGATCATGTCAACTGCTGTTAcagtggtgatgatgatgatgcggatGTGCCACTGGATGTGTGCGATCAAGACGACGATGATGAGCTGTTGGTCCTGGATATGATCAGGAGCAAGAGAGAGGCTGAGGGGTTGGAGTTCAATGGAAGAGATTGA